CCGCCTGGGCGACCCGCTCGCGGTAGCTCTCGCCGCCCGCCCGGATGTCCACCTCGGCGGCGCGCGGCGAGTCGGCCTCGATGGACGCGTCGAGGATCTCCCGCACCCGTGCCCGCTCGCCCGCGTCGACCCCGCGGATGCGGACCGTCTGCCCGTCCAGCCGCACCTCGGTGCGCGGCACGATCACCCGCACCACCTCACCGGGCGGCGGCACGGCGCCGCGCAGCCCGAGTCCCGGCACCAGCCCGGCGAACGAGAAGTGCACACGACCGTAGGCGTTCCAGCCCTCCACCGGCAGTTCCGCGAGGGCCGACCGCATCGCCTCGCCCGGCGACCCGGTCCACGCACGATCGGTCACCTCGTCGCCGTACGAGATGCGCACTCGCGCGGCGTCGAGCGACACCGTCGCGAGCGCACCGCCGGCGAACGTCCACATGCCGTCGCGTTCGTAGACGACGTAGTCGTCGAACCCGGCGCGCGCCAGTCTGGTCACAAGGTTCAGTGGCTCAGCCACCGAGCCGGTTTCCTCGACGTCGTACTCGGTCACGCCCACTCCTCGGCTTTCACACCACTGACCGCGTACTCGGCAGGCCAGTCCAACGACGGTTCCCTGCGGTCGAGGATCGAGCGCAGGATTTCGCCGACCCGCACCGCGGTGTTCGAGAGCAGGGACGAGGTGATGCCGTGCGAGTGCTCGGTCCCGCCCTGCAGGTAGAGCCCGGCCTTCACGTCCGGGGTGACGAGCCGGTAGTCGCGCTCGATCCGCAGGCGGCCCTGCTCGTCGCGGCGGCACTTCGCGGCCAGCTCGCCGAGCAGCGACGTCGGATCGGCCGGACGGTATCCGGTGGAGTAGACGACGAGGTCCGCGTCCAGCACGGTCTTCTCGCCGGTGGTCAGGGATTCGATCGCCATCCGGACGCCGGATTCGGTTTCGGTGACGTCGATCGCGCGGCACGCGTTGAAGATCCGCAGCCGCTGCACGCCCTGCACCTTCTCGCGGTAGACGCGGCGGTACAGGTCGTCGATGAGGTCGAGGTCGACGGCCGAGTAGTTCGTATTGCCGTGGTAGTCCATCAGGCGGCGCTTGACGTCTTCGGGCGCGGTGTAGAACGCGTCGACCGCTTCCGGGTCGAAGATCCGGTTCGCGAACGAGCTGTCGTCCGAGGGGCTGTAGCCGTAGCGGGCGAACACCGAGCACACCTCGGCGCGCGGGAACTTGTCGTGCAGGAACGCGGTGACCTCCGCGGCGCTCTGCCCGGCGCCGACGACGATGCACCGTTCGGGGTCGGACACCTTGTCGATGCGGTGCAGCAGCTGGTGGTTGTGCCAGATCCGGTCACTGACCGTGACACCCTCGGGGAGGTTGGGCCGCAGGCCAGTGCCGAACACGACGTTGCGGGCGCGCAGCACCTGACCGTCCGTGGTCCGCACGTCGAACAGCGCTTCCTCGCCCGGGACCGGCGTGATCCCGGCGACCTCGCGGTCGTAGGAAACGAGGTCGTCGACCTTCGCCGCCGACCACTCCAGGTAGTCGTGGAACTCGATCCGCAGCGGGAAGAGGTTCTTGTGGTTGATGAAATCGACGAGGCGCCCCTGGCTGTGCAGGTAGGACAGGAAGCTGAACTCGCTGGCCGGGTTGCGCATGGTGACGAGGTCCTTGAGGAACGACACCTGCATCGTGGCGTTGTCCAGCAACATCCCCCGGTGCCAGCCGAACCGCGGCTGACGCTCGAGGAAGTGCGCGGTGACCGCCTCCCCGCCGCCGGCGTTGTGCTCGGTGACGGCGATCGCCAGTGCGAGATTCGAAGGGCCGAAGCCGACCCCGACCAGGTCGTAGACCGGAACTTCCTGCGGTTCTGGCATGCCCGTCCTATCCGTAGATGTACAACCGAGGCAACCCTAACCTAAGTTAGGGGAGGCTTAACTACTACATTCGGGCGTGATGTTGATCCCGGAACGAGGAGGACCGATGCGGGTCGCGATGTTCGGCTACCAGACGTGGGGGCACCGCACGCTGCGTGCACTGCTGGACGCCGGTCACGAGGTGGTGCTCGTCGTGACGCACCCGAAGAGCGACCACGCGTACGAAAAGATCTGGTCCGACTCGGTCGCGGATCTCGCCAGGGACAACGGTGTTCCGGTGATCGAACGCAACCGCCCCGACGACGACGTGACGGCCGCGCTCAAGGAGGCGGCCCCGGAAATCATCGTCGCGAACAACTGGCGCACCTGGCTGCCGCCGGAGATCTTCAACCTGCCGCCCCGGGGAACCCTCAACGTGCACGATTCGCTGTTGCCCGCCTACGCCGGTTTCTCACCGTTGATCTGGGCGCTGATCAACGGGGAGAAGGAGGTGGGCGTGACCGCGCACATGATGAACGACGAGCTCGACGCGGGCGACATCATCCTGCAACGATCCGTCGAGGTCGGTCCACGTGACACGGTGACGGACCTGTTCCACCGCACGGTCGACCTCATCGAACCGGTGGTGTCGGAGGCCCTGGCGAAGCTCGAATCAGGGGATTACGAGCCGGTTCCCCAGGACCGCTCGAAGGCCAGCTTCTTCCACAAGCGGTCCATCGAGGACAGTCGAATCGACTGGACCTGGCCCGCCGAAGACATCGACCGCCTGGTCCGCGCCCAGTCCGACCCGTACCCGAACGCCTTCACCACCCACAAGGGACAGACCATCCGGATCACCAAGGCGTCCGTCTCGAAGGGACGCTACGGCGGCACACCCGGCAGGATCTTCATCCCCGAAGGCGACGGAGTGGTGATCGTCGCCGGCGCCGACGCCCGGTTCGGCAAGAACCACGGCCTGGTCATCGAACAGGTCCGCCTCGAAGACGGCACGGAACTGGCGGCCACCGACTACTTCACAAAGATGGGCGGCTACCTAGGCCGCTGAAAGCGCACTTGATCTTTGCACACAAAGGTAGCTGGGTGGTCATCCCGTCGCCTGACACCGGCGCGATCACCTTGAGCCAGGGCCGCAACCTCCGCGCCCGCGTGAGATGACATGCCAACCTTGCGGCCCTGGCTCAAGGTGATATGCACAAACCGGAAGGCGACGGGATGACCACCCGGCGACCACCCACCCGAGGTGGGCCGAGGCACCCAACCCCTGGTCATCCCGGAGCCTGCCCGTCCGGCGAGGACTCTTTTGATCTTTAAACCCGCGCCTTCGCGCGAAAAGCGCCTCACGGCGCCGGAAGGTCACCTTCCGACCACCCCCCGCCCCCGATGCCTGATTGTGTTTCAGTCGCCGAGCAGGCGCGTCAAGGCGGGAAAGAGTACCTTGACACGCCTGGTCGGCGACTAAAGATCGGCTGTGGATCGGGGGCGGGGGAGGTCTGGTTGGGATAGTCGCTTACTTTTCGTTGCCGGCTTGCGTTTGGGGCGGGAGGCGTGGCTCAGCTCTTCTTTGCCCTGCTTGGTGCCACTCTCGGCGGCTCGTTGGGCTGCTTCGGGTACACCGGCGGCCACGGCGCATCCATCAATCCTGCTGCCATGTCCCGCGCCGACATTTCCAGCAGCGGCTCGATCGACTGCGGCCGCTCCCGCATCTGCGCCCACGGGTCACCTCGGCGGGATACCAGGTCCGGCACCGTCGACAGGGTCAGCTCACCTGGTTCCACTGTGGACAGCTCGTCCCACGAGATGGGCGTCGAGACTTGCCCGCCGGCCCGTGGGCGGACGCACCATGCGCCGAAAACCGTTTTGTGCGGGGCGTTTTGGTTGAAGTCCACGAAGACCCGGGCGCCCCGCTCTTCCTTCCACCACTGCGCGGTGATCAGGTCCGGGTGCGTGCGCTCCAGCTCCCGCGCCAGGGCGACCGCGGCTGCGCGCACCGCGTAGGAGTCCCATCGTGGTTCCAGGGCGACGTAGACGTGCAGGCCACGGGAGCCCGTTGTCTTGATGTACGCCGTGATGCCCAGGGAGTCCAGCAGGTCCTTCGTCAGCACCGCCGCCTCGCGGACCTGCTCGAACGTCACCCCGGGCGACGGGTCCAGGTCGATA
The window above is part of the Amycolatopsis thermoflava N1165 genome. Proteins encoded here:
- a CDS encoding lysine N(6)-hydroxylase/L-ornithine N(5)-oxygenase family protein translates to MPEPQEVPVYDLVGVGFGPSNLALAIAVTEHNAGGGEAVTAHFLERQPRFGWHRGMLLDNATMQVSFLKDLVTMRNPASEFSFLSYLHSQGRLVDFINHKNLFPLRIEFHDYLEWSAAKVDDLVSYDREVAGITPVPGEEALFDVRTTDGQVLRARNVVFGTGLRPNLPEGVTVSDRIWHNHQLLHRIDKVSDPERCIVVGAGQSAAEVTAFLHDKFPRAEVCSVFARYGYSPSDDSSFANRIFDPEAVDAFYTAPEDVKRRLMDYHGNTNYSAVDLDLIDDLYRRVYREKVQGVQRLRIFNACRAIDVTETESGVRMAIESLTTGEKTVLDADLVVYSTGYRPADPTSLLGELAAKCRRDEQGRLRIERDYRLVTPDVKAGLYLQGGTEHSHGITSSLLSNTAVRVGEILRSILDRREPSLDWPAEYAVSGVKAEEWA
- a CDS encoding methionyl-tRNA formyltransferase, whose protein sequence is MRVAMFGYQTWGHRTLRALLDAGHEVVLVVTHPKSDHAYEKIWSDSVADLARDNGVPVIERNRPDDDVTAALKEAAPEIIVANNWRTWLPPEIFNLPPRGTLNVHDSLLPAYAGFSPLIWALINGEKEVGVTAHMMNDELDAGDIILQRSVEVGPRDTVTDLFHRTVDLIEPVVSEALAKLESGDYEPVPQDRSKASFFHKRSIEDSRIDWTWPAEDIDRLVRAQSDPYPNAFTTHKGQTIRITKASVSKGRYGGTPGRIFIPEGDGVVIVAGADARFGKNHGLVIEQVRLEDGTELAATDYFTKMGGYLGR
- the ligD gene encoding non-homologous end-joining DNA ligase, coding for MSAVPIEGTEVTISSPDKVYFTERGETKLDLVRYYQAVEGPLMNTLRDRPLLLERYPDGASGKSWFQKRVPKSTPSWVRTTVVSTPNGTTSDALVAADLGHILWAVNLGCIGFHVWPYRASAPEFADELRIDLDPSPGVTFEQVREAAVLTKDLLDSLGITAYIKTTGSRGLHVYVALEPRWDSYAVRAAAVALARELERTHPDLITAQWWKEERGARVFVDFNQNAPHKTVFGAWCVRPRAGGQVSTPISWDELSTVEPGELTLSTVPDLVSRRGDPWAQMRERPQSIEPLLEMSARDMAAGLMDAPWPPVYPKQPNEPPRVAPSRAKKS